The following proteins are encoded in a genomic region of bacterium:
- a CDS encoding class I SAM-dependent methyltransferase encodes MPVIDHARTAQPAEYRSDNHNKWSHPNRLYQRHLEIYLDRMFDYLTMTGAERVLDAGCGEGIVYRAMRERGWRGQWTGFDFSGGAVRFAGNASSDASWVHGSAYHIPFADKSFDLVFSSQVLEHLPNPEGPLAEYRRVTSKWLLLSVPLEPYFRALTWLSVRFGIGGDPGHVNHWAPAAFRRFARRSGRIHTWDWTTIYQIALIDVEE; translated from the coding sequence TTGCCCGTTATAGATCACGCCCGTACCGCCCAGCCTGCGGAATACCGTTCGGATAACCACAACAAGTGGTCGCATCCGAACCGGCTTTATCAGCGACATCTCGAAATCTATCTCGACCGCATGTTCGATTATCTGACCATGACGGGGGCAGAGCGCGTACTCGATGCGGGCTGCGGAGAAGGAATCGTGTATCGCGCGATGCGCGAACGCGGCTGGCGCGGGCAATGGACGGGATTCGATTTCAGCGGTGGGGCCGTACGGTTCGCCGGAAACGCTTCCTCCGACGCGAGCTGGGTGCACGGGAGCGCGTATCATATTCCGTTCGCCGACAAATCGTTCGATCTGGTTTTCAGCTCGCAAGTGCTCGAACATCTGCCGAATCCCGAAGGGCCGCTCGCCGAGTATCGGCGGGTGACCTCGAAATGGCTTCTCCTTTCCGTACCGCTCGAACCCTACTTCCGCGCGCTGACGTGGTTGTCGGTCCGATTCGGCATCGGTGGTGATCCGGGTCACGTAAACCATTGGGCGCCCGCCGCTTTTCGCCGTTTCGCCCGGCGATCCGGCCGGATTCACACGTGGGACTGGACCACCATTTACCAGATCGCCCTCATAGACGTGGAGGAGTAG
- a CDS encoding response regulator, whose protein sequence is MMMLTPHVPMDILLIEDRDEDIEMVKDAIGQTQLSNRMVVAKNPSEALMYLRQCVSVGPFEETVLDHASPGLILLDVNMASHRGLDLLHDLRTDPKLMTIPIVILTSSLEETDLACTMSHGVTGYFLKPMDAHQLRKVIKDVEEHWSLLMIAPCAN, encoded by the coding sequence GTGATGATGCTGACCCCGCATGTCCCGATGGACATCCTGCTGATTGAGGACCGTGACGAAGACATCGAAATGGTGAAGGATGCCATTGGTCAGACACAGCTTTCGAATCGAATGGTGGTGGCCAAGAATCCGTCGGAAGCGCTCATGTATCTGCGGCAGTGCGTATCCGTCGGGCCGTTCGAGGAAACAGTGCTCGATCATGCGAGTCCCGGCCTTATTCTGCTCGATGTGAACATGGCATCCCATCGGGGGCTGGATCTTCTGCATGATCTGCGGACGGATCCCAAACTGATGACGATTCCCATTGTGATCCTGACGAGCTCTCTCGAAGAAACCGATCTGGCTTGTACGATGTCGCATGGAGTGACCGGGTATTTCCTCAAGCCGATGGACGCTCATCAGCTTCGCAAGGTGATCAAGGACGTGGAAGAGCATTGGTCGCTCCTGATGATTGCACCTTGCGCCAACTGA